GCTTCTGCATCGCGACGTAAGCCTTGTTCCGGTAGGCGACCAGCTCGGGCGTGCGGTCGGCGGGCACGTCGAGGTACCCGGCGCCGGACTTCGTGCCGAGTTCACCGGCGTCGACGTGCTGCTGGAGCGACGGCGGCGTGGCGAAGCGCTCGGGCCAGCGGGTCTGCAGCGACTCGAAGCAGAACGCGTACACGTCGAGCCCGGCCATGTCGGCGATCGCGAACGGGCCGAAGAACGGCAGGCGGAACCCGAAGGTGGTGCGGACGATGGTGTCGATGTCGTCCGGGCTCGCGATGCCCTCGTCGGCGATCTTCGTCGCTTCCTCGAACAGGGCGTACTGCAGGCGGTTGAGCACGAAGCCCGTGGAGTCCTTCACCCGGGCGGACTGCTTGCCGGTCGCAGCGACGACGGTCTCACCGACCTCGATCGCGTGCTCGTTCGTGGTCGGGTGCGGGATGAGCTCGACGCCGGGGATGAACGGCGCCGGGTTCGAGAAGTGCACGCCCAGGAATCGCTCCGGACCCACGACTGCCTCGGCGAGCGACTCGATGAGGATCGTCGAGGTGTTCGACCCGATGACGGCGTCCGGGCGCGCGGCCTCGCTGATCCGACGGAGCGTGGCGTGCTTGATCTCGAGCTTCTCGGGCACGGCCTCCTCGATGAAGTCGGCCGTGGCGACCGCTTCCTCGATGGAGTCGGCGGCGCTGAGGTGGGCGTCCACGCGCGCCACGGCGTCCGCGGGGAACAGGCCGTCCGCGACGAACTGTTCGGTCTCGGCGATGAGCCGGGCGCGGTTGGACGCGGCGATCTCGGCCGAGACGTCCGCGATCCGGACGGTGTGGCCGGCGAGGGCCAGGACCTGGGCGATCCCGCCGCCCATGTAGCCGGACCCGACGACGGCGATGTCGAGGGTGCTCATCGAGTTGCTCCTTGCTTCGTCGCCCCGACCACCGAGGTGGCGAGGACGGATCGGATGTACTGCTGGTTGGCCGCGCAGACGCCGAGGCTGTCCCCGCCGTACTGCTCCGTCATGACGATGCCGCGGAACCCGTCGGCGACGGCGTCCCGGAGCACCTGGCGGTAGTTGATGAGTCCGGTCTCCATGGTGCTCGGCGCACTCGTCGCCCAGCTGCCGTCGCCGGCTTCGTCGCGCGTGTAGTTCTTGACGTGGAGGTAGTTCGTGTACGGCAGGGTCTTCGCGAAGAGCTCCTTCCAGTCCTCCACCGGACGGTGCAGACGGATGAGGTTCGCGACGTCCGCGTTCAGGCCGACGGTGTCCAGTCCGATCTCCTCGACCAGGCGGACCGCGCTGTCGGCGGTGCCGAGGTAGGTGTCCTCGTACAGCTCGAGTGCCATCGGCAGTCCGACGCTCGCGGCGTGCTCCCCGAGCTCCCGGAGGCGCTTCACCGCGGCGTCCCACACCTCGGGGTCGTCGGGGTCCTCCGGGCCCGGTGCCGTCCAGAACCAGAGGGCCTTCCGCTGCGCCTCGGTGAACGGCTGGTGCAGGCCCGTCGAGAACACCTGCATGCCCCACTCGGCCGCGGCGTCGATGGTCCGGTGCGCGTACGCGAGGTTGTCCTCCTCGTGCCCGGGCTGGATGACGCTCTTCCGCTGCAGGTGCACGGAGGGGATGCCGACCCCGTGCGCCGCGGCGACCGCGAAGAGTTCGTCACGTCGGGACCGCTCGAGGTCAGCGGGGCGGATGTGGCTGTCGGCGAGTTCGGCGAGCGAGAAGCCCGCGGACGCGATCTGTGCGAAGACGTCGTCCCAGACCTCGGCGGGCGCGTCGTGGAAGGCCGTCCCGTCGCGGGTGACCTGGGCGAACCCGTGCAGGCAGGCGGCGATCGGCCACGTCTCGTCGGTCCAGGTCGTCGGGTCCCAATCCTGGGTGACCCAGTCCTGTGGTGATGCCACGTGCATGCTCCTTCGCAGTCGTGCGGTGCGGTTCGGCCTTGAACCTCTTTCCTATAGGAAAGATACTCGCAAACGGCCGGAGCGCAACCCGGCCCGCGCGATCGGGCCCCGTTCGGTCGGGTGCCGAGCTGTCAGACGCCGTGCGGTCAGGCGCCGTGTGACGCGTCGGCGCGCGACCGGACCCGCACGTTGTCGATGTGCACACGCATCGCCGACACCGCCGCCGACGGGCTGATCGCGAGCGCGTCGAGGATCGACCGGTGCTCCGCCACCGCACGCGAGGTGTCGTCGTCCCCACCCCCGACGATCTGCCGCATCCGGTGCACGCGCGTGGTGATGATCTCGGACATCTCCTCGAGGAACGGGTTGTGCGTCGCGTCGAAGAGCACCTGGTGGAAGTCCCAGTCGCTGCGGAAGAAGCGGGCCATGAGTTCGTCGGGCACCGTCCCGACCTCGATCGCGGCGACCTCGGCGGCGACGTCGGACTGCACCGCGAGCGCGGCGTCGAGCCGGGTCCGGAGCGCCTCGACGTCCCCGCGCGCGGCGAGTTCGACGGCGCCGCTCTCGACGATGAGCCGGGCGTCGAACAGCGCCTCGAGCTGGTCGCCGGCGAGGGGCGGGGCGACGCGGTACCCCTTGTTCGCCTCGCGGGTGACGAGTCCGGTCCGCTCGAGCTGGACGAGCGCCTCACGCACCGGCGTGGGCGAGACGCCGAGGGTCCGGGCGAGCCCGTCGATCGACAGGCGCATGCCCGGCTCGACGTCGTGGCCCATGAGGAACTCGAGCACGCGGTCGTACACCCGGTCGCGCAGTCCGAGCTGCGTGATCCGCTCACTGCCGAACCCGGCCATGGTGCTCGTCATGGTCCGATCATAGAGAATCGACGATCACGGAACGTGACCTGGAACCGGGCGGGAGGCCCGTGGCGGCGCCGCCACGGGACTCCCGTCCGGCCGGTGGTCCCGTCAGACTGCCGGCCGGTCCGGCACCTGGGCGAAGCGGATCGCACCGCGATCACGCACCCGGAACCCGAGGTGCTCGTACAGGGCGATCGCACCCGTGTTGGTCGCCGCGGCGTGCAGCATCGGCGTCTCGCCGCGCTCCCGGATGCCGTGTGCCACCGCGAGCACGAGTCGCCGTCCGAGCCCCTGGCCGCGGAACCCCGGGTCCGTGCACACCGCGCTGATCTCGGTCCACCCCGGCGGGTGCAGGCGCTCCCCGGCCATCGCGACGAGTCGGCCCTCGCGGCGGATGCCGAGGTACGTACCGAGCTCGATCGTGCGCGGGAGGAACGGACCGGGCTTCGTCCTGGTGACGAGGTCGAGCATCTCGGGGACGTCGTCGGGCGTCAGCTCGACCGCCTCGGAGTCCGGGTCGCCGAGGACCGCCTCTCCCGTGAGCTGCACGCCCCCGGCGCCCTCCAGTTCGTGCCAGCCGGACGGCAGCACCGCGGACGGGTCGACGCGGAACCCGGCGCCGGGCCCGAGGAGGGCAGCGACGTCCGCCCAGTCCTGGTCCGTCGGGTGCACCGGCACTCCGGTCCACACCGAGACGTCCGGCAGGTAGCGCACGATCTCGCCCCGGCGCTCGGCGAACCGGGCGTGGGCGCCGTTGAGGGACGCGAGCGCGGGGTTGTCGAGCATCCGCGTCGGTGTGCCGTCGTCGGCGGTCGTGAGGTCGAGGGTGCGGACGGCCGCACCGCGGGGGTCGGGTGCGAAGCCGCGGTCCTCGAGGAGCCGTCGGGTGCCGTCCGCGAGTCCGGCGGTGTCGACCACGAGCGCCGATGCGTACCGGGCGGTGGCGGTCGCGACCACGGCGTCGACGAGCGCGCCGTCGGCGCCGGGTGCACCGTCCGCTCGGTCGTCCGTCACCCGCAGTTCGACCTCGCCCGGGTGCGTCAGTGCGCTGAGGTGCTCACCCGGGGCGCTCGACTCGACGACGGTGCCGTCGCGGCGGTCGTGGCGGTCGTGGCGGTCGTGGTCGTGGGTCCAGCGTTCGGCGCGCGGGTCGGCGGCAGCGGAACGGCGGACGGCGGATTCGGACACGGACACGGACACGGACGGGACGGTCATGGGTCCAGTCTCCGGTCGGATCGTGGTGTCCGACGGATCGTTGCGGTGCGTGACGGATACCCTGCTGGCGTGACCTCGCAACAGGCTCGTCCGCAGGTGGTGACCGTGTCGGTCGTGCTCTGGGCCGTGTGGCTCGTGGGCTGCGTGCTCGCGTCGGTGATCGGCTTCGTGGAGTTCCCGGCGAGCGCCCTCGTGACCGTGATCTCCGTCGTGCTCTCACTGGTGATCTGGGCGCTCGTCGCCTGGGCCGTGCTGCGGGTCCGGCGCGGCTCGGCGACCGCGCGCATCGTGCTCGTGGTGGTCGCGGCGGCTCGGGCGCTCCTGAGCATCGGCGACGGCGCCTCGACGCTCCTGCTCGTCGCGCTGTCCGCGGTGGCAGCGGTCCTGCTGTTCGTGCCGGCGGCACGCCCGTTCTTCGTCCGGCGGTAGCGTCCGGCGACCCTTGGTCCCACGGAACGCGCGCGTTTCGACGAACCACCGGTCGATCGACGCGTGCGCCGTCGGACTGCGCGTGTTCCGCCGACTCGCCCGGCCTACCCCCGCGTGCGCGCCAGCCTCCGGTTGAGGGCACCGTTCAGCAGGGCCACGAGCAGCCCCACCGCGAACACGAGGGTCCCGAAGCAGAGCACCTGGGGCGGCATCCCGGCCTTCGCGGCGCCGTACACGAACAGCGGGAACGTGACCGACGGCCCGGCGACGAACGACGTGATCACGTAGTCGTCGATCGACATCGCGAGCGCCAACAGCCCCGCAGCGAGCATGCCCGGCGCGAGGAGCGGCAGCGTGACGAGCCGGAACGCCTGGAACGGCGTTGCACCGAGGTCACCCGCCGCTTCCTCGAGCACCTTCGACGTCCCGGCGATCCGCGCCCGGAGGACCACCACGACGTACGCCACGTCGAAGGCCACGTGGGTGATGAGGATGGTCCAGAACCCGGTGCCGAGGCCGACCGACAGGAAGAACGACAGCGACGCCGACCCGACGACGATCGACGGCGCCGCTATGTCGGCGAAGACGATCGAGCTCACGATGCCGCGGCCGGGGAAGCGGTAGCGCTCCAGGGCGAGG
This is a stretch of genomic DNA from Curtobacterium sp. 458. It encodes these proteins:
- a CDS encoding GNAT family N-acetyltransferase; translated protein: MTVPSVSVSVSESAVRRSAAADPRAERWTHDHDRHDRHDRRDGTVVESSAPGEHLSALTHPGEVELRVTDDRADGAPGADGALVDAVVATATARYASALVVDTAGLADGTRRLLEDRGFAPDPRGAAVRTLDLTTADDGTPTRMLDNPALASLNGAHARFAERRGEIVRYLPDVSVWTGVPVHPTDQDWADVAALLGPGAGFRVDPSAVLPSGWHELEGAGGVQLTGEAVLGDPDSEAVELTPDDVPEMLDLVTRTKPGPFLPRTIELGTYLGIRREGRLVAMAGERLHPPGWTEISAVCTDPGFRGQGLGRRLVLAVAHGIRERGETPMLHAAATNTGAIALYEHLGFRVRDRGAIRFAQVPDRPAV
- a CDS encoding GntR family transcriptional regulator, whose protein sequence is MTSTMAGFGSERITQLGLRDRVYDRVLEFLMGHDVEPGMRLSIDGLARTLGVSPTPVREALVQLERTGLVTREANKGYRVAPPLAGDQLEALFDARLIVESGAVELAARGDVEALRTRLDAALAVQSDVAAEVAAIEVGTVPDELMARFFRSDWDFHQVLFDATHNPFLEEMSEIITTRVHRMRQIVGGGDDDTSRAVAEHRSILDALAISPSAAVSAMRVHIDNVRVRSRADASHGA
- a CDS encoding TIM barrel protein, encoding MASPQDWVTQDWDPTTWTDETWPIAACLHGFAQVTRDGTAFHDAPAEVWDDVFAQIASAGFSLAELADSHIRPADLERSRRDELFAVAAAHGVGIPSVHLQRKSVIQPGHEEDNLAYAHRTIDAAAEWGMQVFSTGLHQPFTEAQRKALWFWTAPGPEDPDDPEVWDAAVKRLRELGEHAASVGLPMALELYEDTYLGTADSAVRLVEEIGLDTVGLNADVANLIRLHRPVEDWKELFAKTLPYTNYLHVKNYTRDEAGDGSWATSAPSTMETGLINYRQVLRDAVADGFRGIVMTEQYGGDSLGVCAANQQYIRSVLATSVVGATKQGATR
- a CDS encoding ABC transporter permease, whose amino-acid sequence is MTAVTPTRPGSTAPLSPVSAGTAVRPQRRRRGAQRRGPWLAIVYWVVIAITLVPIVSMVAYSFNDAPTNRLTFAWNGFTTYWYQNLWNVSGLGAAFGTSVLVAFLAAVVSVAIGLPLALALERYRFPGRGIVSSIVFADIAAPSIVVGSASLSFFLSVGLGTGFWTILITHVAFDVAYVVVVLRARIAGTSKVLEEAAGDLGATPFQAFRLVTLPLLAPGMLAAGLLALAMSIDDYVITSFVAGPSVTFPLFVYGAAKAGMPPQVLCFGTLVFAVGLLVALLNGALNRRLARTRG
- a CDS encoding 3-hydroxyacyl-CoA dehydrogenase family protein, whose amino-acid sequence is MSTLDIAVVGSGYMGGGIAQVLALAGHTVRIADVSAEIAASNRARLIAETEQFVADGLFPADAVARVDAHLSAADSIEEAVATADFIEEAVPEKLEIKHATLRRISEAARPDAVIGSNTSTILIESLAEAVVGPERFLGVHFSNPAPFIPGVELIPHPTTNEHAIEVGETVVAATGKQSARVKDSTGFVLNRLQYALFEEATKIADEGIASPDDIDTIVRTTFGFRLPFFGPFAIADMAGLDVYAFCFESLQTRWPERFATPPSLQQHVDAGELGTKSGAGYLDVPADRTPELVAYRNKAYVAMQKLLDDLGPAPIH